The genomic stretch TCACCAATACCACCGGTTAAAGTATCATTCCCACCACGACCATTTAAGGTATCATCTCCACCACTGCCGTTAAAACGATTATCAAAGTTATTACCTGTGAGAACATTATCAAGGATATTTCCTGTTCCGTTACTATCTTCCGTACCTTGTAGAATTAGATTTTCTACATTGATAGTCAAAGTATAGCTAATATCCGATCGAACTGTATCAATACCACCAATACTAGCAAAAGTGTTAGTTTCATTTACCACATCTGTAGCAATGTCAACATAATAAAGATCTGAACCATCACCACCCATCATATTATCAACACCCTTACCTCCGTTCAGAATATCATTACCAACACCACCAGTAAAAGTATCATTTCCTGCCCCACCTGTTATGGTGTCATTACCTTTACCTCCATTGACACTATAATTACCTGAAGTGGTAGGAAAAATAGTAACTTTATCATTACCGTCTCCTGTATTAATTATATTCGTCGCACTGGTTGTTGATGCAGTTATAATGTCTGAACCTGAACCAGTTGTAATAATTTGTTTCCCGGCGGAGGATATTGCTTTTACGACAACGTCATTGATACTCGTACTGGTTATAGTTTGTGCTCCTCCAGCAGATGTAGCTGTCACCTCAGTAAGATTTACACCATTACCACTACCATCACCAATAGTCTGCGCACCAGCACCAGTAGTGGTTGCAAAAACTGTGTTAAGACCAACACCTTTAATATTTAGTGCTCCTGCACCAGATATTGCTTCTACGGTAGTAGCACCTGAACCCGTTACAATATTTTGAGCACCAGCCCCAGATGTTGTTTTGAGTGTAGCAACACCAGTGAAAGTTGTCATGGTAATGTCGATCGCACCTGCTCCAGAAGTTGTTGTTGTTAATTCTACGCCGTTAGATGCGAATGCAGTTTGAAAATTAACACCCGTCGTAATAGTTTGTGCGCCATTACCCGTCGTATTAATCTCGATATTTTCAATATTTTTTAGATTAGTCCATAGATTATCTGGTGGTGTGATGGCAACATCCAAAAGATGGTCAAGATGTAGTGTATCTATGCCTTTATCACCATTGAGAAAATCGTTTGCACCAAATGTATCGGTTACGGCACCATCATAAGTCCCATTAAATGTATCATTACCCGTGGTGCCAATAAGATTATCCCCGTTGATAGTTAGCGTATAAGTAGCCATGATCTTTTCTCCAATTCAGTAATATTTTTTACCCTATAGTGAAGGTAAAAATTTAGTTTAAGGCTTCCATTCTTGTGCCCGATAATTTACTTTTTTTATGGATTCAGATTGATGGGTGAACTGAAAATTTAAGTAAATGTAACTATATGAATAGTATATCATTATTTATCTTAATTTAACGAAAAAAAAGAATACTATAGATATTTTATTGCTTTATATATTATTAAGAATACAAAAAATGAAAAGATTATAAGTTGACAAAAAAGCTATGAAAATAGAAGCTATAATAATGTTTAGTCCTAGTTAAGATACTTTTTAATAATATTTTTTAATATATAATTTTGAAAAAAGTTTAATTTAAAATATTTATCAACTAATAAAAATATAGTTTTGAACATGATTTTAATTTTATAAATTTTTTATTCAAGACTAAAATAGTTTATAATTTCTCTAGTTTTTTTTATTTCATATAATTATCTACATACTTTTTCTAAATTATTTATAAATCTTTTTTTTCGGGATTTTGAGATTATTTATATTCTATTTCTACTCAGACACCGCCCTTTATCTTTACCAATTTTCTTTGATAAGCTAGTTTGCATTTAAGTAGAATGGGTAGGGAAAAGGGAAGAGTTAAGAATTTGAGAAATTTTTAAGGATTAGGAAAAAATGTAAGTTAAATGCGTCTTAACGGTACTTTGAAAAATTTTGGTGCAAAAATAGCTTCAAATACAGTCAGAGTAAGGGATTTAGGTAGAAGCCATAAAAACGGCTGAAACTCTTGGTATAAAAGGAAAAGTTATCGTGCGCTCTGCGTGCCTTTGGCATCGATGTAAAATCTTTGATTTATAACGATTTGAGACTCATAGTTTAATATTTTTAGTTTAAGTACCGTTAACTTAGAATTGACGCTCTGATTTAGTTAGGTAAAATTTGTTGATCAATGAGCAACTTCTATACTCTGTTTTTTAAGTTGAATAGCAGTTTCGAGTAAAGAGTCAGCAAAGGCGATCGCTTCCTCAGCGGAGTTGCCTCCTGTAAGTTCTGCTAATTCATCTCTACGGTGAGTTTGATGTTCTAAATGAGTGACTTTAACAATAGTTCTTACCTCTTGATTTTCTTCTGTTTGAATTAGGTGCTTTTCTACTCTAAAATGATCATCAGCCATGGCTGCTATAAGGGGTTGATGAGTAACACATAATACTTGATGTTGAGAACTAAGTTTATGTAACTTTTCAGCGATCGCTTGAGCAACTTTTCCTGATACTCCTGCGTCAATTTCATCAAAAACTAAGGTTTTAGGATTAATTTGAGTTTGGGTAAAACAAGACTTGAGAGCCAATAGAAAACGACTCATTTCTCCTCCTGATGCAGTGATAGCTAACGGTTGTAAGTCTTCTCCGGGGTTAGGACTAAAATAGTATTCCACATGATCTGCTCCCATACTATGGGGATTTACTGCGGTTACTCGACACTGAAACTGAACTTTTGCCATACCGAGAGGTTTTAATTCTTGGGTGAGTTGGGTTTCTAGTTTTTTGGCAGAGGCTTGTCTTAATTGACTTAATTTAGTGCATAATTTTAGTAATTTGTCATGATGGGCTTGAAATTCTCGCTCTAACTCGTCAATGGATTTACTGTTATCGGTTAATTCTGTTAACTCTTTTTTCAAACTATCATAGTATTCGATGACATCTCCTAATTTTGGTCCATATTTACGACAAATCCGCTTTAATAGTCTAATACGTTCTTCTACCTCTTCTAAACGCTCTGGATCTGCTTCTAAACTAGCACCATAACTATAAATTTGTTGTCCTGCTTCCACTACCTGATTTAAAGCCTCTTGGATAATTTCGAGGATAGGGTTTAATTCTTTGTCATAATTAGCCATATCCCTGATAATAGGCTCTGCTTTCGCTAAAATATCGGTAACGGCTGGATTTTCCTCCGAATCACTTTGATAAAGTAGCTGATAGGCTTGATAGCTTAATTGTTGTAATTCTACCACATGGGTAAGTCGATCACTTTCAATCTCCAAGTGTTCTAATTCGTCAGCAGATTGTAAATGAATAGTTCCTAATTCTCTGATTTGATGTTGAATAAGATCAAGACGTTGTAACC from Geminocystis sp. NIES-3709 encodes the following:
- a CDS encoding S-layer family protein; the encoded protein is MATYTLTINGDNLIGTTGNDTFNGTYDGAVTDTFGANDFLNGDKGIDTLHLDHLLDVAITPPDNLWTNLKNIENIEINTTGNGAQTITTGVNFQTAFASNGVELTTTTSGAGAIDITMTTFTGVATLKTTSGAGAQNIVTGSGATTVEAISGAGALNIKGVGLNTVFATTTGAGAQTIGDGSGNGVNLTEVTATSAGGAQTITSTSINDVVVKAISSAGKQIITTGSGSDIITASTTSATNIINTGDGNDKVTIFPTTSGNYSVNGGKGNDTITGGAGNDTFTGGVGNDILNGGKGVDNMMGGDGSDLYYVDIATDVVNETNTFASIGGIDTVRSDISYTLTINVENLILQGTEDSNGTGNILDNVLTGNNFDNRFNGSGGDDTLNGRGGNDTLTGGIGEDSMIGGTGDDIFYVDNTNDRVVEFLNEGIDTVRSTIAYTLTDNVENLILEGTEDSNGTGNILDNVLTGNNFDNRFNGNDGDDTLNSRGGNDTLTGGIGEDSMIGGTGDDIFYVDNTNDRVVEFLNEGIDTVRSIIAYTLTDNVDNLILEGTEDLNGTGNTLDNSLTGNNYDNRFNGSDGNDTLNGRGGNDTLTGGLGNDNLTGGINTDFFLFNSVNEGIDRITDFNITDDSILIRRNGFGGGLSLGTLPVNQFHIGSSATTSSDRFIYNSSNGGLFFDVDGSGATAATQIATLNTGLTTMSNQDIFVI
- the recN gene encoding DNA repair protein RecN, which codes for MLIAIRINNFALVDHIELEFGSGLNVLTGETGAGKSIILDAIDVVLGGKANQRMIRTGAKKAIVEASFQTYPDLETWLESQEVEPFHDDTVVCSRELTFSKDNFRSRCRVNGVVVNKQIITQLRDRLLEVTAQGETGQLLSASSQRDLLDDYGGKELITQRQLVNRSFIETQQAQEALEHCRESEQQRLQRLDLIQHQIRELGTIHLQSADELEHLEIESDRLTHVVELQQLSYQAYQLLYQSDSEENPAVTDILAKAEPIIRDMANYDKELNPILEIIQEALNQVVEAGQQIYSYGASLEADPERLEEVEERIRLLKRICRKYGPKLGDVIEYYDSLKKELTELTDNSKSIDELEREFQAHHDKLLKLCTKLSQLRQASAKKLETQLTQELKPLGMAKVQFQCRVTAVNPHSMGADHVEYYFSPNPGEDLQPLAITASGGEMSRFLLALKSCFTQTQINPKTLVFDEIDAGVSGKVAQAIAEKLHKLSSQHQVLCVTHQPLIAAMADDHFRVEKHLIQTEENQEVRTIVKVTHLEHQTHRRDELAELTGGNSAEEAIAFADSLLETAIQLKKQSIEVAH